In Caldicellulosiruptor morganii, the following proteins share a genomic window:
- a CDS encoding glycosyltransferase family 4 protein translates to MNKKILFVATVDYHFEAFHLPYFKMLKEEGWELHVAAKGDLDLPYCDKKFNIPIERSPYRLNNIRAYFILKRIIEENKYDLVHCHTPMGGVLARLAAINARKRGTKVLYTAHGFHFYKGAPIINWLLYYPIEKFLARYTDGLITINSEDYERAKTFKLAKDGKLFYVPGVGIDVERIKMIEVDKIQKRRELGIPENAFVLVSVGELIPRKNHSQVIKALSKIDIRSKNIYYLIVGKGILELKLKRLSQKLNIEDHVVFLGHRKDVIEILKASDVFVFPSKQEGLPRALMEAMACGLPVIATRIRGNVDLIEDSVNGLLIDIKGVVSFDKAIENMYNNKDLRSIIGKKNLEKISNFSISVICEHMKTIYNLYK, encoded by the coding sequence ATGAATAAAAAAATATTATTTGTTGCTACAGTAGATTATCATTTTGAAGCATTTCACTTACCTTATTTTAAAATGCTAAAAGAAGAAGGATGGGAACTTCATGTTGCAGCTAAAGGAGATTTAGATTTACCATATTGTGATAAAAAGTTTAATATTCCTATAGAAAGATCGCCTTATAGGTTGAACAATATACGAGCATATTTCATATTGAAGAGAATAATTGAGGAGAATAAATATGATCTTGTTCATTGCCACACACCAATGGGTGGTGTGTTAGCAAGATTAGCAGCTATAAATGCAAGAAAAAGAGGAACAAAAGTTTTATATACAGCTCACGGGTTTCATTTTTACAAAGGAGCACCAATTATTAATTGGCTGTTGTATTACCCTATAGAAAAATTTTTAGCAAGGTATACAGATGGACTAATAACAATCAATTCAGAGGATTATGAAAGAGCCAAAACATTTAAACTCGCAAAAGATGGGAAATTGTTTTATGTCCCTGGAGTAGGTATAGACGTTGAGCGGATAAAAATGATAGAAGTTGATAAAATTCAAAAGAGAAGAGAATTGGGTATTCCAGAAAATGCATTTGTATTGGTAAGTGTGGGGGAATTAATACCAAGAAAAAATCACTCTCAAGTAATTAAAGCTCTCTCAAAAATTGATATTCGAAGTAAAAATATATATTACTTAATTGTAGGAAAAGGTATTTTAGAGTTGAAATTAAAGAGATTATCTCAAAAATTAAATATCGAAGATCATGTTGTATTTTTGGGGCATCGAAAGGATGTCATAGAAATTCTCAAAGCTTCAGATGTATTTGTTTTTCCATCCAAACAAGAAGGTTTACCAAGAGCTTTAATGGAAGCAATGGCTTGCGGGTTACCAGTAATTGCAACAAGAATTAGAGGGAATGTAGATTTGATAGAAGATAGTGTAAATGGCTTACTAATTGATATTAAGGGTGTTGTTAGCTTTGATAAAGCAATAGAGAATATGTATAATAATAAGGATTTGAGAAGTATAATTGGCAAAAAGAATTTAGAGAAAATATCTAACTTCTCTATATCAGTAATTTGTGAGCACATGAAAACAATTTATAACCTATATAAATAA
- a CDS encoding DegT/DnrJ/EryC1/StrS family aminotransferase: protein MKNENRIYLSPPYLSGIEKGYILDALDSGWIAPLGPHVEAFEKEICEYVGVKYGLATSSGTAAIHLALKYVGVKEGDLVFCSTLTFAGTCFPILYEKAIPVFIDSEPETWNMSPEALEKAFYWAKKEGKLPKAVIVVDLYGQSANYDKLLPICEYYKVPVIEDAAEALGASYKGRKCGSFGYIGIFSFNGNKIITTSGGGMVVSNDEDAIKKMRFWATQAREPVRHYEHKEIGYNYRMSNICATLGRAQLKDIEYRVKRKKEIYYRYKEAFKDLSIQMMPIFEEGEPNYWLSVMTIDENCNVTPDAIINGLEKNNIESRPVWKPMHLQPIFSKFRYFEHDTDVSKTLFEKGICLPSGVNLNEEEQSVIISLIKSIFKGDRYE, encoded by the coding sequence ATGAAAAATGAAAATAGAATTTATCTTTCACCACCGTATTTATCAGGAATCGAAAAAGGTTACATATTAGATGCTTTAGACTCAGGATGGATAGCTCCGTTGGGGCCACATGTTGAAGCATTTGAAAAAGAGATTTGTGAATACGTAGGAGTAAAATATGGATTGGCAACTTCGTCAGGGACTGCTGCAATTCATTTGGCGTTAAAATATGTGGGTGTAAAAGAAGGCGATTTAGTTTTTTGTTCTACATTGACATTTGCAGGGACCTGCTTTCCAATTTTATATGAAAAGGCCATTCCTGTATTTATTGACTCTGAGCCTGAAACGTGGAATATGTCCCCAGAGGCACTGGAGAAAGCTTTTTATTGGGCAAAGAAAGAAGGTAAATTACCCAAGGCGGTTATAGTTGTAGATCTGTATGGTCAAAGTGCAAACTATGATAAATTATTACCAATATGTGAGTATTATAAAGTTCCTGTAATTGAAGATGCTGCAGAAGCTTTAGGTGCATCATATAAAGGCAGAAAGTGTGGGTCTTTTGGATATATAGGAATATTTTCATTTAATGGAAATAAAATAATTACAACTTCTGGTGGCGGGATGGTAGTTTCTAATGATGAGGATGCCATAAAGAAAATGAGGTTTTGGGCAACCCAAGCACGTGAACCTGTTAGGCATTATGAACACAAAGAGATAGGATATAACTATAGAATGTCGAATATCTGTGCTACATTAGGCAGGGCACAGTTAAAAGATATTGAATATCGAGTTAAAAGAAAAAAAGAAATTTATTACAGATACAAAGAAGCTTTTAAAGATTTGTCCATTCAAATGATGCCAATTTTTGAAGAAGGGGAGCCGAATTATTGGCTTTCTGTGATGACAATTGACGAAAATTGTAATGTAACACCTGATGCAATTATTAATGGATTAGAAAAGAATAATATAGAATCGCGACCGGTGTGGAAACCGATGCATTTACAACCCATATTTAGTAAATTTAGATATTTTGAACACGATACTGATGTATCAAAAACTTTATTTGAAAAGGGGATTTGTTTGCCTTCAGGAGTGAATTTAAATGAAGAAGAACAAAGTGTCATTATTTCTCTTATAAAGAGCATTTTTAAGGGTGACAGATATGAATAA
- a CDS encoding acetyltransferase, translating into MKLLILGAGGHGKVVSEIALLMKKWDDIYFLDDNKVGQEINGIKVIGTLDKIKELRKEFTHAFVSIGDNMKRVEWFKYLEEMNYEIPVLIHPSSIISNNVKINKGTVIMPGSIINTNTVIGKACIINTNASIDHDCQIGDGVHISPGVTIGGSVNIGDNTWVCIGATIINNINIGKNCIIAAGSTVIRDVPDNVMIAGVPGEIKKIIKLNETR; encoded by the coding sequence ATGAAGTTATTAATTTTGGGTGCTGGTGGACATGGGAAGGTTGTATCTGAAATAGCACTACTTATGAAAAAGTGGGATGACATTTATTTTCTTGATGATAATAAAGTGGGACAGGAAATTAATGGTATCAAGGTAATAGGTACATTGGATAAGATAAAGGAATTGAGAAAGGAGTTTACGCATGCTTTTGTTTCTATAGGTGACAATATGAAGAGAGTAGAGTGGTTTAAATACTTGGAAGAAATGAATTATGAAATTCCTGTTTTAATTCACCCAAGTAGTATAATAAGCAATAATGTTAAAATTAATAAAGGAACTGTGATAATGCCAGGAAGTATAATTAATACAAATACTGTAATAGGGAAAGCATGTATAATAAATACAAATGCAAGCATAGACCATGATTGTCAAATTGGTGATGGAGTTCATATATCACCAGGTGTAACGATTGGTGGGTCAGTCAATATAGGTGATAATACATGGGTGTGTATTGGTGCAACGATCATTAACAATATAAACATTGGTAAAAATTGCATTATTGCAGCAGGTTCAACTGTAATAAGAGATGTTCCGGATAATGTTATGATAGCCGGTGTACCGGGTGAAATAAAAAAGATCATTAAACTTAATGAAACAAGATAA
- a CDS encoding sugar transferase, translating to MIFYPTVKRVLDLIAAFILLIICLPIMLIIALLIKVDSKGPILYKQKRVGKDNKVFTIYKFRTMIVETNRDGRQLSDFERMTRLGRFLRLFSLDELPQLFNIIKGEMSFVGPRPLLVEYLEYYDEYQLKRHKVLPGITGWAQVNGRNLLSWEERFKYDVWYVENMSFMLDLKIILLTLIKVLKKEGVNSSDYLTMPRFDEIMASKKGEKIAT from the coding sequence ATGATTTTCTATCCCACTGTAAAACGTGTTCTGGATTTGATAGCTGCCTTTATTCTTTTAATAATATGCTTACCTATAATGTTAATTATTGCTCTTTTGATAAAAGTTGATTCAAAAGGGCCTATTCTATATAAACAAAAGAGAGTGGGAAAAGACAATAAAGTATTTACGATATATAAATTCAGAACGATGATAGTAGAAACTAACAGAGATGGCAGACAACTTTCTGATTTTGAAAGGATGACAAGATTGGGAAGATTTTTGAGATTATTCTCACTTGATGAGCTACCGCAACTTTTTAATATAATTAAAGGAGAAATGAGTTTTGTTGGCCCTCGACCTCTATTAGTTGAATATCTTGAGTATTATGATGAATATCAGCTAAAAAGACATAAAGTACTTCCAGGAATAACTGGCTGGGCACAAGTAAATGGAAGAAATCTACTGAGTTGGGAAGAAAGATTTAAGTATGATGTTTGGTATGTAGAAAATATGTCTTTTATGCTTGACTTGAAAATTATTTTACTTACCTTAATTAAGGTGCTTAAAAAGGAAGGTGTCAATAGTAGTGATTATCTTACTATGCCAAGATTCGATGAAATAATGGCAAGTAAAAAAGGAGAAAAAATAGCAACATGA
- a CDS encoding polysaccharide biosynthesis protein, with product MFYFNKKTSALVLFDAILIAFSYFSSYLIRFDFKIDYTYYRNILITTLFFVISITVSIWLFKGYHIIWKYATADELIKLLFSILIGCSFATFICYIFQMSIPRSISILTFVLTSIFLSGIRIVYMYANRKIGITKGVKSQKQRRAIIVGAGSAGQLILDEIKKHPEMGIKPVAFLDDDKSKHRRYINGVVVLGNIEDLPYAVEEKSVDLIIYAIPSAPSNLLRHVLELCNQAKVELRTIPGIYEILRNPQVLNARNIRKINLEDLLKREQIKIDLEDVTEFLVNKRVIVTGAGGSIGSEIVRQVLRFEPAEVVCLDIYENTLYELQQELRSTPYISKCRFLIGSIRDVSRLESIFNKYRPEVVFHAAAHKHVPLMEENPQEAVKNNIFGTLNLIEVSEKYNVQKFIMISTDKAVNPTSVMGMTKRICELLVQAFNAKSKTEFSIVRFGNVLGSNGSVVPLFIKQIEKGGPVTVTHEEVRRYFMTINEAVQLVLQAAAFAKGGEVFVLDMGEPVRIIDLARDLIRIYGYEPDKDIKIEITGLRPGEKLYEELLIDKENCVATKNDKIWIEKVNHNVLSQKEDILSNLFFLKDKIEVLNSEEIKTYLKALIEEFEQPLITVMEEKGEI from the coding sequence ATGTTTTACTTTAATAAAAAGACCAGTGCTCTTGTGCTATTTGATGCTATTTTAATTGCCTTTTCGTATTTTTCTTCATATTTGATTAGATTTGATTTTAAAATCGATTATACATATTACAGAAATATTTTAATTACCACATTGTTTTTTGTGATATCAATTACCGTTTCGATTTGGCTATTTAAGGGATATCACATAATATGGAAATACGCAACAGCTGATGAACTTATAAAGTTGCTGTTTTCAATCTTGATTGGTTGCAGTTTTGCAACTTTTATATGTTATATTTTCCAGATGAGTATTCCCCGTAGTATATCAATTCTTACATTTGTGTTAACGTCAATCTTTTTATCAGGGATTAGAATTGTGTACATGTATGCAAATCGAAAAATTGGCATAACAAAAGGTGTAAAAAGTCAGAAACAGAGGAGAGCAATAATTGTTGGAGCGGGATCAGCAGGGCAGTTAATTTTGGATGAAATAAAAAAACATCCTGAAATGGGGATAAAACCGGTTGCTTTTCTTGATGACGATAAAAGCAAGCATAGAAGATACATAAACGGTGTAGTTGTTCTGGGTAATATAGAAGATTTGCCATATGCTGTTGAAGAAAAGAGTGTTGATCTGATAATTTATGCTATTCCTTCAGCACCTTCTAATTTACTGAGACATGTTTTGGAACTTTGCAATCAAGCAAAAGTAGAGCTTAGAACTATTCCGGGAATATATGAGATATTGCGGAATCCACAGGTGTTAAATGCAAGAAACATAAGAAAGATAAATTTAGAGGACTTACTAAAGAGAGAGCAAATAAAGATTGATTTAGAAGATGTAACTGAATTTTTAGTGAATAAGAGAGTGATTGTAACAGGAGCGGGGGGTTCTATTGGTTCAGAAATTGTTCGGCAGGTTTTAAGGTTTGAACCGGCTGAGGTTGTATGTTTGGATATATACGAAAATACATTGTATGAGTTACAGCAAGAACTGAGAAGTACCCCATATATTTCTAAATGCAGGTTTCTAATTGGAAGCATAAGGGATGTCAGTAGATTGGAAAGCATATTTAACAAATATAGACCAGAGGTTGTTTTTCACGCTGCTGCACATAAACATGTTCCACTTATGGAAGAGAATCCTCAAGAAGCAGTTAAAAACAATATATTTGGAACACTCAATTTGATAGAAGTATCAGAAAAATACAATGTGCAGAAGTTTATTATGATTTCAACAGACAAAGCAGTAAATCCTACAAGTGTAATGGGCATGACAAAAAGAATTTGTGAACTGCTTGTTCAGGCTTTTAATGCAAAGAGCAAAACTGAATTTTCAATTGTCAGATTTGGCAATGTATTGGGAAGCAATGGCAGTGTTGTGCCTTTATTTATAAAGCAAATAGAAAAAGGTGGTCCTGTTACAGTTACTCATGAAGAAGTAAGAAGGTATTTTATGACCATTAATGAAGCTGTGCAGCTTGTACTGCAAGCTGCAGCTTTTGCAAAAGGTGGCGAGGTTTTTGTACTGGATATGGGAGAACCTGTTAGGATAATTGACTTAGCAAGAGATTTGATAAGAATTTATGGCTATGAACCGGATAAAGATATTAAAATTGAAATCACTGGGCTTCGCCCAGGGGAGAAGTTATATGAAGAGCTTTTGATTGATAAGGAAAATTGTGTGGCTACTAAGAATGATAAGATATGGATTGAAAAAGTAAATCACAATGTTTTAAGCCAAAAGGAAGACATATTGAGCAATTTGTTTTTCCTTAAAGATAAAATTGAAGTATTAAATTCGGAGGAAATTAAAACTTATTTAAAAGCTCTTATTGAAGAATTTGAACAACCTCTAATTACTGTTATGGAGGAGAAAGGGGAAATATGA
- a CDS encoding S-layer homology domain-containing protein has product MHGFKKSIKKIISLQIAIAVMLCNIIAFGDSSSQIANQGCIDAAKNLLQYMVDYAKKTDSPSQTAEQIGKFINGSGKVLLTDLFSQLSSLGLNTKALSYLFEWVFNYQDGSNQFWLVNLVTSNDSKILDNAAIDFANKYVALVGDIKQAESQLSKMNMLISLMRASNQLKTTKLDESTFTFYINQTGLDNLIGIASTVLGGSIDSQKIKDLITAAFVTFVTNINASRTLDEKKGARALLEAYGFLLVVPSTSTNSNASSIDEKNSKTDGALQQVQPNQSAQQIQPISSENGTNSSSAGIPDGTLPVQDSRQTQNPQNVQQPSFATIADFTERLEQIINQEKFGQIPEILNVLPSVLASERDINKEVLIFENVTKKVALVLHKVLNESDKDSIMKSLIKAADQVALNIQKQSISNVEKQHLLEELKFEITGLFVKAYEAVALVPKKTEESANVIFKIDENDIPVVISKTERIALAMQSISNQVLRKVLNNVNYVLSLNVTTKNKNAVVIFEKEAIEKIKNENKIKNILLATQDATIIFSVTDLPSKQLAINIAQKQVSDALSPAIYVSITTGDSQHKTLNKPVTLILKISDKASDNLSVAVYRISENQNEIVPSIYISTISSLFIEKAFNGAYYATVFRKTYSDLDLKAWFYESIQAACAKGICEGYPDKTFRPNKLVTRAEFAKMVVKAFQFDIISQNTAKFEDVQQTDWFYPYVTTLYNLGIINGKSEKRFAPNEPVTREEIAKVISISLLKTGKKLVSDSDKHDFRDKNEIANWAKEYVEIAVKNGIMEGRGQNAFVPKANATRAEVVTVLLRAMFK; this is encoded by the coding sequence ATGCATGGTTTTAAAAAATCAATAAAAAAAATAATTAGTTTACAAATAGCTATAGCAGTTATGTTATGCAATATAATTGCTTTCGGGGATTCAAGTTCCCAAATAGCAAATCAAGGTTGTATTGATGCTGCTAAAAATCTTTTGCAGTACATGGTGGATTATGCTAAAAAAACAGATTCACCTTCACAAACAGCTGAACAGATTGGTAAATTTATTAATGGTAGTGGTAAGGTGCTTCTTACAGATTTGTTTAGTCAGCTTTCTAGTTTAGGATTAAATACAAAGGCGCTAAGTTATTTGTTTGAGTGGGTGTTCAATTATCAGGATGGTTCAAATCAATTTTGGCTTGTAAATCTTGTGACATCAAATGACAGTAAGATATTAGATAATGCAGCCATTGATTTTGCAAATAAATATGTGGCGTTGGTTGGTGATATTAAACAGGCTGAATCACAGCTGAGCAAAATGAATATGTTAATAAGTTTGATGAGAGCAAGTAACCAGTTAAAAACGACAAAGCTTGATGAATCGACATTTACTTTTTATATTAATCAGACAGGTTTGGATAATTTAATTGGTATTGCAAGTACAGTTCTGGGGGGTTCTATTGACTCACAAAAAATTAAAGATTTAATAACTGCTGCTTTTGTAACATTTGTCACAAACATTAATGCATCTAGAACACTGGATGAAAAAAAAGGGGCAAGAGCCTTATTGGAAGCGTATGGTTTTTTGCTTGTGGTTCCTTCTACAAGCACCAACTCAAATGCGAGCAGTATAGATGAAAAAAATAGCAAAACTGATGGGGCACTTCAGCAGGTTCAGCCTAATCAAAGTGCACAGCAGATACAGCCAATATCCTCCGAAAATGGCACAAACAGCAGTAGTGCAGGGATACCGGATGGTACTTTGCCGGTCCAAGATTCCCGACAAACTCAGAATCCTCAAAACGTCCAACAACCCAGTTTTGCAACGATAGCAGATTTTACAGAACGCCTTGAACAAATAATTAATCAAGAAAAGTTTGGTCAAATACCTGAAATTCTTAATGTTTTGCCTTCGGTTTTAGCATCTGAAAGAGATATAAATAAAGAAGTATTGATCTTTGAAAATGTTACGAAAAAGGTAGCTTTAGTTTTGCATAAGGTTTTAAATGAGTCTGATAAAGATTCTATTATGAAAAGTCTAATAAAGGCTGCAGATCAGGTTGCTTTAAATATCCAGAAACAATCAATTTCAAATGTGGAGAAACAGCACCTGCTCGAAGAACTGAAGTTTGAAATAACGGGGTTGTTTGTTAAGGCTTATGAGGCAGTTGCATTAGTGCCAAAAAAGACAGAAGAGTCGGCGAATGTAATATTTAAGATTGATGAAAATGATATACCTGTAGTGATTTCAAAAACAGAGAGAATTGCTCTGGCTATGCAGTCTATTTCAAATCAAGTTTTAAGAAAAGTTCTAAATAACGTTAATTATGTTCTTTCTCTAAATGTTACAACTAAAAACAAAAATGCTGTTGTCATCTTTGAAAAAGAAGCAATAGAAAAAATAAAAAACGAAAATAAAATTAAAAACATATTGTTGGCTACTCAAGATGCCACAATTATTTTTTCGGTTACAGATTTACCTTCTAAACAATTGGCAATAAATATAGCTCAAAAGCAGGTTTCTGATGCTTTATCTCCAGCGATTTATGTAAGTATAACTACAGGTGATAGTCAGCACAAGACTTTGAATAAACCTGTAACGTTAATACTTAAAATTTCTGATAAAGCATCAGATAATTTGTCTGTTGCTGTTTATAGAATATCTGAGAACCAAAATGAAATTGTTCCGAGCATATATATATCAACAATAAGCAGTTTGTTTATTGAAAAAGCTTTTAATGGTGCATATTATGCGACTGTTTTTAGAAAAACTTACTCAGATTTGGATTTGAAGGCGTGGTTTTATGAAAGCATTCAGGCAGCTTGTGCCAAAGGAATATGTGAGGGTTATCCGGACAAAACCTTCCGACCAAACAAATTGGTGACAAGGGCAGAATTTGCCAAAATGGTTGTAAAGGCTTTTCAATTTGATATAATATCTCAGAACACTGCAAAATTTGAGGATGTACAACAAACAGACTGGTTCTATCCCTATGTTACTACACTTTATAATTTAGGGATAATAAATGGGAAAAGTGAAAAGAGGTTTGCACCAAATGAACCAGTTACAAGAGAAGAGATTGCCAAAGTTATATCAATTTCTCTTTTAAAAACGGGGAAAAAACTTGTTTCTGACAGCGATAAACATGATTTCAGAGATAAAAATGAAATAGCTAACTGGGCAAAAGAGTATGTTGAGATAGCTGTTAAAAATGGCATTATGGAAGGAAGAGGACAAAATGCTTTTGTGCCAAAGGCAAATGCAACAAGGGCGGAGGTTGTGACAGTTTTACTTCGTGCTATGTTTAAGTAA
- a CDS encoding tyrosine-protein phosphatase → MVNVDDGPQTIDEAEKMLELAQEEGIKEIIVTPHYSARLKNLYESRFEEIKKIASNKGIILHKGCEYSIHDALLEKGKLTTLAGSEYVLIEIKHGFLGDYIFNQIYELRVAGYEVIVAHPERSFAIKDMEKLYKLSEMGIYFQITCGSILGIFGREVQKFAIQLMEKGLCHFLASDAHDSQKRRFYVSDAKRYLIGKYGSKEQVDVLLLQNQQAVIGDITTVKSVAFKKDNFIKMIFKKTLRR, encoded by the coding sequence ATGGTGAACGTGGATGATGGTCCACAAACAATAGATGAAGCAGAGAAAATGCTTGAACTTGCTCAAGAAGAAGGGATAAAAGAGATTATAGTAACACCTCATTACTCAGCGAGGCTAAAAAATTTATATGAAAGCAGGTTTGAAGAAATAAAAAAAATTGCCAGCAATAAAGGGATTATTCTTCACAAAGGCTGTGAATATAGTATTCATGATGCACTCTTGGAGAAGGGAAAGCTTACTACATTGGCCGGTTCTGAATATGTATTGATAGAAATTAAACATGGTTTTCTTGGTGACTATATATTTAATCAAATTTATGAGCTTAGAGTTGCCGGGTATGAGGTTATTGTTGCTCACCCTGAAAGATCTTTTGCTATAAAAGACATGGAGAAGCTTTATAAGCTCAGCGAAATGGGTATTTATTTTCAAATTACATGCGGAAGTATTCTCGGGATATTTGGAAGAGAAGTCCAGAAGTTTGCTATCCAACTGATGGAAAAGGGTTTATGTCATTTTTTAGCTTCTGATGCACATGATAGCCAAAAAAGAAGATTTTATGTTAGTGATGCAAAAAGATATTTGATTGGCAAATATGGTTCTAAAGAGCAGGTTGATGTTCTTTTGTTGCAAAACCAGCAGGCGGTAATTGGGGATATAACCACAGTAAAATCTGTCGCTTTCAAGAAAGACAATTTCATTAAAATGATATTTAAAAAAACTTTGAGGAGGTAA
- a CDS encoding CpsD/CapB family tyrosine-protein kinase gives MNVVKEVIALHEPRSPITESYRMLRTNIQYSSLDKPIKTIVVTSTGPSEGKTITSANLAVVMAQAGSKVLIIDADLRRPSVHKVFGINNKMGLTNLLVENKKFEDIVLKNGVEGLDIITSGPIPPNPAELLGSKKFENFINTCCQNYDYIIIDTPPCGSLTDAAIVGRIVDGVILVAAAGEVQIEAIQQAKENLQKVNANILGVVLNKVKRKASGYYYYYYYYYYYYYDENDEKVKKKKASRRRKNDRYTLPSDGERG, from the coding sequence ATGAATGTTGTAAAAGAAGTTATTGCCCTGCACGAACCTCGGTCACCTATTACTGAAAGCTATAGGATGCTGAGGACAAACATTCAGTATTCAAGCTTGGACAAGCCAATAAAAACCATAGTTGTTACCAGTACAGGTCCTTCGGAAGGAAAAACAATTACTTCTGCAAACCTGGCGGTTGTGATGGCACAAGCTGGTAGCAAAGTTCTTATAATAGATGCTGACTTGAGGCGACCCAGCGTACATAAAGTTTTTGGTATTAATAACAAAATGGGTTTAACCAATTTACTTGTCGAAAATAAAAAATTTGAAGATATTGTTTTGAAAAACGGTGTAGAGGGATTGGATATTATAACATCAGGTCCAATTCCACCCAATCCAGCCGAGTTGCTTGGTTCAAAAAAATTTGAAAACTTCATAAACACATGCTGTCAGAATTATGATTATATAATTATTGATACACCGCCGTGTGGTAGTTTAACCGATGCTGCTATAGTAGGAAGAATTGTGGATGGGGTAATATTGGTTGCAGCTGCAGGAGAGGTGCAAATTGAGGCAATTCAGCAGGCAAAGGAAAACCTTCAGAAGGTAAATGCAAACATTTTAGGAGTTGTTCTAAACAAAGTAAAAAGAAAGGCTTCGGGATATTATTACTACTATTATTATTACTATTACTATTATTACGACGAAAATGATGAAAAAGTAAAAAAGAAAAAAGCCAGTAGGAGAAGAAAAAATGATAGATATACACTGCCATCTGATGGTGAACGTGGATGA
- a CDS encoding YveK family protein — translation MEIKEYVLIIRKRLPLIISTTLISTLIALLLSFYVLPPIYKASVTLFAGRSTNSDGNKDTIQTLYSDVLLGQQLVKDYREIAVSRNVLEKVIKELNLNMTTEELGSMVSVQLKNDTRILMISIESRDPKMAATIANKLAEVFIEAVQRIMKIENVQIVDNAVIPKKPEKPKKLLNTVVAFVIGLMGGVGIAFFVEYMDNTIKTPDDVEKYLELPVLAIITDMNEGGK, via the coding sequence ATGGAAATAAAAGAGTATGTATTAATTATTAGAAAAAGGCTTCCCTTAATAATTTCAACTACCTTGATTTCAACTTTAATTGCACTTTTATTGAGTTTTTATGTTCTTCCTCCGATTTATAAGGCAAGTGTTACACTCTTTGCGGGGCGATCTACAAATAGTGACGGAAATAAGGACACCATCCAAACTCTGTACAGTGATGTTCTGTTAGGTCAGCAACTTGTAAAAGATTACAGAGAGATAGCTGTAAGCCGAAATGTTTTAGAAAAAGTGATAAAAGAGCTGAATTTAAATATGACAACTGAAGAGCTTGGCAGCATGGTTTCTGTGCAGCTTAAAAATGATACCCGGATACTTATGATAAGTATTGAAAGCAGAGATCCAAAGATGGCCGCAACTATTGCAAATAAGCTGGCAGAAGTTTTTATAGAGGCGGTACAGAGAATCATGAAAATTGAAAATGTGCAAATTGTTGATAATGCTGTAATCCCCAAAAAACCGGAGAAGCCCAAAAAGCTCCTGAACACAGTGGTAGCTTTTGTAATAGGTTTGATGGGTGGAGTAGGTATAGCATTTTTTGTTGAATACATGGATAATACCATTAAAACACCTGATGATGTAGAGAAATACCTGGAGCTTCCTGTATTGGCTATTATAACAGATATGAATGAAGGAGGAAAATAG